A single window of Cydia strobilella chromosome 18, ilCydStro3.1, whole genome shotgun sequence DNA harbors:
- the LOC134749726 gene encoding uncharacterized protein LOC134749726 has product MLKERYGSKEKVIDAHYKALMNIRKSNNDATSCRQTINALERHLRVLHNLGEDTNSSHLRVLMTDKFPENVIYQVHLLSPEDQSIEKLRMGLEQVITAMERSGQNNQSGSCVTSSSTPSLPSTSTASLTGLAKAGSKRKYISYQQKKGGQPSKKIRKNCIFCEGTHYSNECRKVANLKGRKEKLKDRCYKCFKRGHNASSCRLKKNCYFCKGDHNSALCPKQFKKTKPEFKDTEKDGSGDNPQQE; this is encoded by the exons ATGCTGAAAGAAAGGTATGGGAGTAAAGAGAAGGTTATTGATGCTCATTATAAAGCCCTAATGAATATAAGAAAGAGTAACAATGACGCTACTAGTTGCAGACAAACAATAAATGCCCTCGAGAGACACTTACGTGTGTTACACAATCTGGGGGAGGATACCAACAGTAGTCACCTTCGTGTTCTAATGACTGATAAATTTCCTGAAAATGTTATTTACCAAGTACACCTATTGTCTCCTGAAGATCAAAGCATTGAAAAGCTGCGTATGGGTCTGGAACAAGTAATTACAGCAATGGAACGTTCAGGTCAGAATAACCAATCTGGAAGTTGTGTAACATCAAGCTCAACTCCATCACTTCCATCTACCTCAACAGCTTCATTGACAGGATTGGCAAAGGCGGGATCAAAAAGAAAGTATATCTCATATCAACAGAAGAAGGGCGGTCAGCCGTCTAAAAAAATCCGAAAGAATTGCATTTTTTGTGAAGGAACCCATTATAGTAACGAATGTCGGAAAGTGGCGAATCTAAAAGGAAGAAAGGAGAAACTAAAGGATAGATGCTACAAATGTTTTAAGCGAGGACACAACGCTTCAAGCTGCAGATTGAAGAAGAATTGTTACTTCTGTAAAGGTGATCACAATAGTGCCTTGTGCCCGAAGCAATTTAAAAAGACTAAGCCTGAATTTAAAGATACCGAAAAGG ATGGCAGTGGCGACAATCCACAACAAGAATAA
- the LOC134749215 gene encoding CREB-regulated transcription coactivator 3 isoform X3 has translation MANPRKFSEKIALHNQKQAEETAAFEKIMREVSDATNKPEEVTLATQYGMGGGRSGGASPSRSPTQRGRASSSVGPMRRPADRRHDTSPYGSTVYLSPPPDSNWRRTNSDSALHQSCGAGDAPAASQPLSPHHPLHSHAHPHTQQNHRRANDIHLDVLGALGMNPANRPRSSCEIPRIPNNNNVYSSGDSGGGGGGLACGELQVPGGSLPDLTSVHYPYLPTREQDYQNRYSPGSPGAVSPAAGSGSPATGGLSPASGSPVGATVPLAAMHHVHDHTQLYEQNQMSPLDHNWIPSSCYQAQCSPPSQYSSTSNINIPSPTMVHSPGSPAESPQTDYSLHSTLLQPFEQITMLDSPVSSYNTTYINHSSPQTTNSQHTYPQSPGNCGAAGSGSSGVGVTRHARDPVPGGGGFLPPLASPAPPATPPSIPDIILTDHSFADYSEEAALRAELDLDDLTLLDQPGSLLPDSAVEHELFDRL, from the exons ATGGCAAACCCTAGGAAATTTAGTGAAAAAATCGCCCTTCACAATCAAAAGCAGGCCGAAGAGACGGCCGCTTTTGAAAAGATTATGCGTGAAGTTTCAGACGCAACCAATAAG CCTGAAGAAGTAACGCTAGCAACACAATATGGCATGGGCGGAGGCCGCAGCGGAGGCGCGTCGCCGTCGCGCTCGCCCACGCAGCGAGGCCGCGCCTCCAGCTCCGTGGGGCCCATGCGGCGCCCCGCCGACCGCCGGCACGACACAAGCCCCTATGGCAGCACGGTGTACCTAAG TCCACCGCCAGACAGCAACTGGCGTCGCACCAACTCCGACTCGGCGCTGCACCAGTCGTGCGGCGCGGGCGACGCGCCGGCGGCCTCGCAGCCGCTGTCACCGCACCACCCACTGCACTCCCATGCACATCCCCACACGCAGCAGAACCATCGGAGAG CCAACGACATCCACCTGGACGTATTGGGCGCCCTGGGTATGAACCCCGCGAACCGCCCGCGATCGTCTTGTGAAATACCCAGAATACCTAACAATAACAA CGTGTACTCGAGTGGTGACAGCGGGGGAGGGGGCGGCGGGCTGGCGTGCGGCGAGCTGCAGGTGCCGGGCGGCTCGCTGCCAGACCTCACCTCCGTGCACTACCCTTACCTGCCCACGCGTGAGCAAGACTACCAGAACAGATAT AGCCCTGGATCGCCGGGCGCGGTgtcgccggcggcgggcagcggctCGCCCGCGACGGGCGGCCTGTCGCCCGCGTCCGGCTCGCCCGTCGGCGCCACCGTGCCGCTCGCCGCCATGCACCACGTCCACGACCACACGCAGCTCTACGAGCAG AACCAGATGTCGCCACTAGACCACAACTGGATACCGTCGAGTTGTTACCAAGCACAGTGTAGTCCGCCTTCGCAATATTCCTCCACATCGAATATCAATATACCTTCACCGACG ATGGTGCACAGTCCAGGCAGCCCGGCGGAGTCTCCACAGACGGACTACAGTCTGCACTCAACGTTACTACAGCCCTTCGAGCAGATCACCATG CTGGACTCGCCGGTGTCGAGTTACAACACGACGTATATCAACCACAGTTCACCGCAGACAACGAATTCACAACACACTTATCCACag TCGCCAGGCAACTGCGGCGCGGCGGGGTCAGGGAGCTCCGGCGTGGGCGTGACGCGGCACGCGCGGGACCCCgtgcccggcggcggcggcttcCTGCCGCCCCTCGCctcccccgcgccgcccgccacccCGCCCAGCATACCCGACATCATCCTCACAG ACCATTCGTTCGCAGACTACTCGGAGGAGGCGGCGCTGCGCGCGGAGCTGGACCTGGACGACCTGACGCTGCTGGACCAGCCCGGCTCGCTGCTGCCCGACTCCGCCGTCGAGCACGAGCTCTTCGACCGCTTGTAG
- the LOC134749215 gene encoding CREB-regulated transcription coactivator 3 isoform X1, with the protein MANPRKFSEKIALHNQKQAEETAAFEKIMREVSDATNKPEEVTLATQYGMGGGRSGGASPSRSPTQRGRASSSVGPMRRPADRRHDTSPYGSTVYLSPPPDSNWRRTNSDSALHQSCGAGDAPAASQPLSPHHPLHSHAHPHTQQNHRRANDIHLDVLGALGMNPANRPRSSCEIPRIPNNNNVYSSGDSGGGGGGLACGELQVPGGSLPDLTSVHYPYLPTREQDYQNRYSPGSPGAVSPAAGSGSPATGGLSPASGSPVGATVPLAAMHHVHDHTQLYEQNHLSVPNTNNYLHHNKNQMSPLDHNWIPSSCYQAQCSPPSQYSSTSNINIPSPTMVHSPGSPAESPQTDYSLHSTLLQPFEQITMLDSPVSSYNTTYINHSSPQTTNSQHTYPQSPGNCGAAGSGSSGVGVTRHARDPVPGGGGFLPPLASPAPPATPPSIPDIILTDHSFADYSEEAALRAELDLDDLTLLDQPGSLLPDSAVEHELFDRL; encoded by the exons ATGGCAAACCCTAGGAAATTTAGTGAAAAAATCGCCCTTCACAATCAAAAGCAGGCCGAAGAGACGGCCGCTTTTGAAAAGATTATGCGTGAAGTTTCAGACGCAACCAATAAG CCTGAAGAAGTAACGCTAGCAACACAATATGGCATGGGCGGAGGCCGCAGCGGAGGCGCGTCGCCGTCGCGCTCGCCCACGCAGCGAGGCCGCGCCTCCAGCTCCGTGGGGCCCATGCGGCGCCCCGCCGACCGCCGGCACGACACAAGCCCCTATGGCAGCACGGTGTACCTAAG TCCACCGCCAGACAGCAACTGGCGTCGCACCAACTCCGACTCGGCGCTGCACCAGTCGTGCGGCGCGGGCGACGCGCCGGCGGCCTCGCAGCCGCTGTCACCGCACCACCCACTGCACTCCCATGCACATCCCCACACGCAGCAGAACCATCGGAGAG CCAACGACATCCACCTGGACGTATTGGGCGCCCTGGGTATGAACCCCGCGAACCGCCCGCGATCGTCTTGTGAAATACCCAGAATACCTAACAATAACAA CGTGTACTCGAGTGGTGACAGCGGGGGAGGGGGCGGCGGGCTGGCGTGCGGCGAGCTGCAGGTGCCGGGCGGCTCGCTGCCAGACCTCACCTCCGTGCACTACCCTTACCTGCCCACGCGTGAGCAAGACTACCAGAACAGATAT AGCCCTGGATCGCCGGGCGCGGTgtcgccggcggcgggcagcggctCGCCCGCGACGGGCGGCCTGTCGCCCGCGTCCGGCTCGCCCGTCGGCGCCACCGTGCCGCTCGCCGCCATGCACCACGTCCACGACCACACGCAGCTCTACGAGCAG aATCACTTATCTGTACCAAACACAAATAATTATCTCCATCATAATAAG AACCAGATGTCGCCACTAGACCACAACTGGATACCGTCGAGTTGTTACCAAGCACAGTGTAGTCCGCCTTCGCAATATTCCTCCACATCGAATATCAATATACCTTCACCGACG ATGGTGCACAGTCCAGGCAGCCCGGCGGAGTCTCCACAGACGGACTACAGTCTGCACTCAACGTTACTACAGCCCTTCGAGCAGATCACCATG CTGGACTCGCCGGTGTCGAGTTACAACACGACGTATATCAACCACAGTTCACCGCAGACAACGAATTCACAACACACTTATCCACag TCGCCAGGCAACTGCGGCGCGGCGGGGTCAGGGAGCTCCGGCGTGGGCGTGACGCGGCACGCGCGGGACCCCgtgcccggcggcggcggcttcCTGCCGCCCCTCGCctcccccgcgccgcccgccacccCGCCCAGCATACCCGACATCATCCTCACAG ACCATTCGTTCGCAGACTACTCGGAGGAGGCGGCGCTGCGCGCGGAGCTGGACCTGGACGACCTGACGCTGCTGGACCAGCCCGGCTCGCTGCTGCCCGACTCCGCCGTCGAGCACGAGCTCTTCGACCGCTTGTAG
- the LOC134749215 gene encoding CREB-regulated transcription coactivator 3 isoform X2: protein MANPRKFSEKIALHNQKQAEETAAFEKIMREVSDATNKPEEVTLATQYGMGGGRSGGASPSRSPTQRGRASSSVGPMRRPADRRHDTSPYGSTVYLSPPPDSNWRRTNSDSALHQSCGAGDAPAASQPLSPHHPLHSHAHPHTQQNHRRANDIHLDVLGALGMNPANRPRSSCEIPRIPNNNNVYSSGDSGGGGGGLACGELQVPGGSLPDLTSVHYPYLPTREQDYQNRYSPGSPGAVSPAAGSGSPATGGLSPASGSPVGATVPLAAMHHVHDHTQLYEQNHLSVPNTNNYLHHNKNQMSPLDHNWIPSSCYQAQCSPPSQYSSTSNINIPSPTMVHSPGSPAESPQTDYSLHSTLLQPFEQITMLDSPVSSYNTTYINHSSPQTTNSQHTYPQSPGNCGAAGSGSSGVGVTRHARDPVPGGGGFLPPLASPAPPATPPSIPDIILTDYSEEAALRAELDLDDLTLLDQPGSLLPDSAVEHELFDRL, encoded by the exons ATGGCAAACCCTAGGAAATTTAGTGAAAAAATCGCCCTTCACAATCAAAAGCAGGCCGAAGAGACGGCCGCTTTTGAAAAGATTATGCGTGAAGTTTCAGACGCAACCAATAAG CCTGAAGAAGTAACGCTAGCAACACAATATGGCATGGGCGGAGGCCGCAGCGGAGGCGCGTCGCCGTCGCGCTCGCCCACGCAGCGAGGCCGCGCCTCCAGCTCCGTGGGGCCCATGCGGCGCCCCGCCGACCGCCGGCACGACACAAGCCCCTATGGCAGCACGGTGTACCTAAG TCCACCGCCAGACAGCAACTGGCGTCGCACCAACTCCGACTCGGCGCTGCACCAGTCGTGCGGCGCGGGCGACGCGCCGGCGGCCTCGCAGCCGCTGTCACCGCACCACCCACTGCACTCCCATGCACATCCCCACACGCAGCAGAACCATCGGAGAG CCAACGACATCCACCTGGACGTATTGGGCGCCCTGGGTATGAACCCCGCGAACCGCCCGCGATCGTCTTGTGAAATACCCAGAATACCTAACAATAACAA CGTGTACTCGAGTGGTGACAGCGGGGGAGGGGGCGGCGGGCTGGCGTGCGGCGAGCTGCAGGTGCCGGGCGGCTCGCTGCCAGACCTCACCTCCGTGCACTACCCTTACCTGCCCACGCGTGAGCAAGACTACCAGAACAGATAT AGCCCTGGATCGCCGGGCGCGGTgtcgccggcggcgggcagcggctCGCCCGCGACGGGCGGCCTGTCGCCCGCGTCCGGCTCGCCCGTCGGCGCCACCGTGCCGCTCGCCGCCATGCACCACGTCCACGACCACACGCAGCTCTACGAGCAG aATCACTTATCTGTACCAAACACAAATAATTATCTCCATCATAATAAG AACCAGATGTCGCCACTAGACCACAACTGGATACCGTCGAGTTGTTACCAAGCACAGTGTAGTCCGCCTTCGCAATATTCCTCCACATCGAATATCAATATACCTTCACCGACG ATGGTGCACAGTCCAGGCAGCCCGGCGGAGTCTCCACAGACGGACTACAGTCTGCACTCAACGTTACTACAGCCCTTCGAGCAGATCACCATG CTGGACTCGCCGGTGTCGAGTTACAACACGACGTATATCAACCACAGTTCACCGCAGACAACGAATTCACAACACACTTATCCACag TCGCCAGGCAACTGCGGCGCGGCGGGGTCAGGGAGCTCCGGCGTGGGCGTGACGCGGCACGCGCGGGACCCCgtgcccggcggcggcggcttcCTGCCGCCCCTCGCctcccccgcgccgcccgccacccCGCCCAGCATACCCGACATCATCCTCACAG ACTACTCGGAGGAGGCGGCGCTGCGCGCGGAGCTGGACCTGGACGACCTGACGCTGCTGGACCAGCCCGGCTCGCTGCTGCCCGACTCCGCCGTCGAGCACGAGCTCTTCGACCGCTTGTAG